A DNA window from Branchiostoma lanceolatum isolate klBraLanc5 chromosome 17, klBraLanc5.hap2, whole genome shotgun sequence contains the following coding sequences:
- the LOC136423105 gene encoding chymotrypsinogen A-like isoform X1, which translates to MLRLLCCLVLVSYTAAQSCGGTFSGSSGTVASPSHPNSYANDLDCEYVFPANGQLLQITFNSFQLEAASSWTGSCYDSVTVFDGGNRIGEYCGSDNPGTITTRSDVSIVFTSDYSVVGAGFSASYSRGGAIVTTTTLPPPTYAPIVPGSCGTPAIQPRSSEMLRYDQAQSRIVNGDDATPHSWPWQVSLQTSTGWHYCGGSIVNNEWVVTAAHCDPTISSDYVILGEHNKGGGSESIQRLRIATKICHPQYSSNIIDYDICLLKLATPAVMSDKVHPVCLGNYGDEGSFPAGMSCYTSGWGKTSASSSNTPDILQQAMIPLISTSQCQSAWGSVNTITDRMICAGADGATSCMGDSGGPLVCQKDGAWNLVGVVSWGSSQCSTSTPAVYARVTNLRQWLDTTMARN; encoded by the exons ATGCTGCGACTTCTTTGCTGTCTTGTGTTGGTGTCTTACACCGCGG CCCAAAGCTGTGGCGGAACTTTCAGCGGTTCCAGCGGCACAGTGGCCTCCCCCAGCCACCCGAACAGCTACGCCAACGACCTAGACTGTGAGTACGTCTTCCCCGCTAACGGACAGCTGCTGCAGATCACCTTCAACAGCTTCCAATTGGAGGCGGCCAGCTCCTGGACCGGCAGCTGCTACGACTCCGTTACCGTGTTCGATGGAGGCAACCGCATTG GAGAGTATTGTGGTTCCGACAACCCGGGAACCATCACCACCCGTTCGGACGTTAGCATTGTCTTCACGTCGGACTACAGCGTCGTTGGTGCCGGTTTCTCCGCTTCCTACAGCCGCGGGGGCGCCATAGTCACCACCACCACCCTCCCTCCCCCCACCTACGCCCCAATTGTCCCTG GCTCGTGCGGAACACCTGCCATCCAGCCCCGCAGCTCGGAGATGCTGAGGTACGATCAGGCCCAGAGCCGCATCGTCAATGGAGACGACGCCACCCCCCACAGCTGGCCCTGGCAGGTGTCTCTTCAG ACATCCACAGGCTGGCACTACTGCGGTGGTTCTATTGTGAACAACGAGTGGGTCGTCACTGCAGCTCACTGTGATCCCAC CATTTCCTCTGACTACGTCATCCTGGGAGAGCACAACAAGGGCGGCGGCTCCGAGTCCATCCAGCGCCTGCGCATTGCCACCAAGATCTGCCACCCTCAGTACAGCTCCAACATCATCGACTACGACATTTGCCTGCTGAAGCTGGCCACCCCCGCCGTGATGAGTGACAAGGTCCACCCCGTCTGTCTGGGAAACTACGGCGATGAGGGCTCCTTCCCGGCTGGGATGAGCTGCTACACTTCTGGCTGGGGAAAGACATCTGCCTCTT CCTCCAACACCCCTGACATCCTGCAGCAGGCAATGATCCCCCTCATCAGCACCTCTCAGTGCCAGTCTGCCTGGGGAAGTGTCAACACCATCACTGACCGCATGATCTGCGCAGGAGCCGATGGCGCCACCTCGTGCATG GGTGACTCCGGCGGCCCGCTGGTGTGTCAGAAGGACGGTGCCTGGAACCTGGTGGGAGTTGTGTCCTGGGGAAGCTCCCAGTGCAGCACCTCCACCCCTGCCGTGTACGCTCGCGTCACCAACCTCCGACAGTGGCTGGACACCACCATGGCCCGCAACTAA
- the LOC136423105 gene encoding chymotrypsinogen A-like isoform X2 translates to MLRLLCCLVLVSYTAAQSCGGTFSGSSGTVASPSHPNSYANDLDCEYVFPANGQLLQITFNSFQLEAASSWTGSCYDSVTVFDGGNRIGEYCGSDNPGTITTRSDVSIVFTSDYSVVGAGFSASYSRGGAIVTTTTLPPPTYAPIVPGSCGTPAIQPRSSEMLRYDQAQSRIVNGDDATPHSWPWQVSLQTSTGWHYCGGSIVNNEWVVTAAHCDPTISSDYVILGEHNKGGGSESIQRLRIATKICHPQYSSNIIDYDICLLKLATPAVMSDKVHPVCLGNYGDEGSFPAGMSCYTSGWGKTSASSSNTPDILQQAMIPLISTSQCQSAWGSVNTITDRMICAGADGATSCMGDSGGPLVCQKDGAWNLVGVVSWGSSQCTTRHRTCP, encoded by the exons ATGCTGCGACTTCTTTGCTGTCTTGTGTTGGTGTCTTACACCGCGG CCCAAAGCTGTGGCGGAACTTTCAGCGGTTCCAGCGGCACAGTGGCCTCCCCCAGCCACCCGAACAGCTACGCCAACGACCTAGACTGTGAGTACGTCTTCCCCGCTAACGGACAGCTGCTGCAGATCACCTTCAACAGCTTCCAATTGGAGGCGGCCAGCTCCTGGACCGGCAGCTGCTACGACTCCGTTACCGTGTTCGATGGAGGCAACCGCATTG GAGAGTATTGTGGTTCCGACAACCCGGGAACCATCACCACCCGTTCGGACGTTAGCATTGTCTTCACGTCGGACTACAGCGTCGTTGGTGCCGGTTTCTCCGCTTCCTACAGCCGCGGGGGCGCCATAGTCACCACCACCACCCTCCCTCCCCCCACCTACGCCCCAATTGTCCCTG GCTCGTGCGGAACACCTGCCATCCAGCCCCGCAGCTCGGAGATGCTGAGGTACGATCAGGCCCAGAGCCGCATCGTCAATGGAGACGACGCCACCCCCCACAGCTGGCCCTGGCAGGTGTCTCTTCAG ACATCCACAGGCTGGCACTACTGCGGTGGTTCTATTGTGAACAACGAGTGGGTCGTCACTGCAGCTCACTGTGATCCCAC CATTTCCTCTGACTACGTCATCCTGGGAGAGCACAACAAGGGCGGCGGCTCCGAGTCCATCCAGCGCCTGCGCATTGCCACCAAGATCTGCCACCCTCAGTACAGCTCCAACATCATCGACTACGACATTTGCCTGCTGAAGCTGGCCACCCCCGCCGTGATGAGTGACAAGGTCCACCCCGTCTGTCTGGGAAACTACGGCGATGAGGGCTCCTTCCCGGCTGGGATGAGCTGCTACACTTCTGGCTGGGGAAAGACATCTGCCTCTT CCTCCAACACCCCTGACATCCTGCAGCAGGCAATGATCCCCCTCATCAGCACCTCTCAGTGCCAGTCTGCCTGGGGAAGTGTCAACACCATCACTGACCGCATGATCTGCGCAGGAGCCGATGGCGCCACCTCGTGCATG GGTGACTCCGGCGGCCCGCTGGTGTGTCAGAAGGACGGCGCCTGGAACCTGGTGGGAGTTGTGTCCTGGGGAAGCTCCCAGTGTACCACACGGCATCGTACTTGTCCCTAG
- the LOC136423190 gene encoding 3 beta-hydroxysteroid dehydrogenase type 7-like isoform X1: MYMMPSDMTYVITGGCGFLGSHLVRMLLERDEHIRELRVVDKTVTEYVTLDDKLRVYEADIRSKEKMSEFCSGADVIIHAASLIDVPDGTFTEEELWDVNVRGTQNLLNCCLASDVRCFVYTSSVDAFGPNWRGDPLEDGDEESPYDRTHLPSAYGRSKMAAESLVLEFNGRTTKDGGKLRTCALRPPHIYGEGSTLDLSFIKVAKLGTRVSSPDAKARQAYVGNVALAHIQAAEKLASPDGIACGRVYNIHDDTPITNYQDFFEYLSLDVKIHERMILPPWLLYFIAGIFGSLRFLLKPFCNFVPPLSRATLLACNTTFYLSCTKARRDLGYSPIYTWEQSRQRTARWIEKHLAV, from the exons atgtacatg ATGCCATCAGACATGACCTACGTCATCACTGGCGGGTGCGGCTTCCTTGGGTCGCATCTAGTGCGCATGCTCTTGGAGAGGGATGAACACATCCGGGAACTTCGGGTGGTGGACAAAACAGTCACAGAATATGTGACTCTTGATG ACAAGCTCCGCGTCTACGAAGCAGACATCCGaagcaaagaaaaaatgtcagAATTCTGCTCGGGCGCTGACGTCATCATACACGCAGCCTCTCTGATCGACGTTCCCGACGGCACGTTCACTGAAGAGGAATTATGGGATGTCAACGTCAGAG GAACACAGAACCTTCTCAACTGTTGCCTAGCTTCAGATGTCAGATGCTTCGTCTACACAAGCAGTGTAGATGCCTTCGGGCCCAACTGGCGAGGAGATCCACTCGAAGACGGCGACGAAGAGTCACCCTACGATCGCACCCATCTTCCCTCAGCCTACGGGaggtccaagatggcggccgaaAGTCTGGTGCTAGAGTTCAACGGCAGGACGACCAAAGATGGCGGGAAACTTCGCACATGCGCACTGCGACCCCCGCACATTTATGGGGAGGGGAGTACGCTCGATCTTTCTTTCATCAAAGTTGCTAAGCTTGGAACTAGGGTCTCCTCGCCTGACGCAAAAGCTCGTCAAGCGTACGTGGGCAACGTGGCTCTTGCTCACATCCAGGCGGCGGAGAAGTTAGCTTCTCCCGACGGCATCGCCTGTGGTCGCGTGTATAATATTCACGACGACACACCTATCACTAATTACCAAGATTTCTTTGAGTACTTATCCCTAGATGTCAAAATCCACGAAAGAATGATCCTTCCACCTTGGCTTCTCTACTTCATAGCCGGCATTTTCGGGTCACTCCGCTTTCTTTTGAAACCCTTTTGCAACTTTGTCCCTCCTCTGAGTAGGGCTACACTGCTAGCCTGTAATACAACGTTCTACTTGAGCTGTACAAAAGCTAGAAGGGATCTTGGATACTCGCCTATATATACATGGGAGCAAAGTAGACAGAGAACGGCAAGGTGGATTGAAAAACACCTGGCTGTATAA
- the LOC136423190 gene encoding 3 beta-hydroxysteroid dehydrogenase type 7-like isoform X2, producing the protein MPSDMTYVITGGCGFLGSHLVRMLLERDEHIRELRVVDKTVTEYVTLDDKLRVYEADIRSKEKMSEFCSGADVIIHAASLIDVPDGTFTEEELWDVNVRGTQNLLNCCLASDVRCFVYTSSVDAFGPNWRGDPLEDGDEESPYDRTHLPSAYGRSKMAAESLVLEFNGRTTKDGGKLRTCALRPPHIYGEGSTLDLSFIKVAKLGTRVSSPDAKARQAYVGNVALAHIQAAEKLASPDGIACGRVYNIHDDTPITNYQDFFEYLSLDVKIHERMILPPWLLYFIAGIFGSLRFLLKPFCNFVPPLSRATLLACNTTFYLSCTKARRDLGYSPIYTWEQSRQRTARWIEKHLAV; encoded by the exons ATGCCATCAGACATGACCTACGTCATCACTGGCGGGTGCGGCTTCCTTGGGTCGCATCTAGTGCGCATGCTCTTGGAGAGGGATGAACACATCCGGGAACTTCGGGTGGTGGACAAAACAGTCACAGAATATGTGACTCTTGATG ACAAGCTCCGCGTCTACGAAGCAGACATCCGaagcaaagaaaaaatgtcagAATTCTGCTCGGGCGCTGACGTCATCATACACGCAGCCTCTCTGATCGACGTTCCCGACGGCACGTTCACTGAAGAGGAATTATGGGATGTCAACGTCAGAG GAACACAGAACCTTCTCAACTGTTGCCTAGCTTCAGATGTCAGATGCTTCGTCTACACAAGCAGTGTAGATGCCTTCGGGCCCAACTGGCGAGGAGATCCACTCGAAGACGGCGACGAAGAGTCACCCTACGATCGCACCCATCTTCCCTCAGCCTACGGGaggtccaagatggcggccgaaAGTCTGGTGCTAGAGTTCAACGGCAGGACGACCAAAGATGGCGGGAAACTTCGCACATGCGCACTGCGACCCCCGCACATTTATGGGGAGGGGAGTACGCTCGATCTTTCTTTCATCAAAGTTGCTAAGCTTGGAACTAGGGTCTCCTCGCCTGACGCAAAAGCTCGTCAAGCGTACGTGGGCAACGTGGCTCTTGCTCACATCCAGGCGGCGGAGAAGTTAGCTTCTCCCGACGGCATCGCCTGTGGTCGCGTGTATAATATTCACGACGACACACCTATCACTAATTACCAAGATTTCTTTGAGTACTTATCCCTAGATGTCAAAATCCACGAAAGAATGATCCTTCCACCTTGGCTTCTCTACTTCATAGCCGGCATTTTCGGGTCACTCCGCTTTCTTTTGAAACCCTTTTGCAACTTTGTCCCTCCTCTGAGTAGGGCTACACTGCTAGCCTGTAATACAACGTTCTACTTGAGCTGTACAAAAGCTAGAAGGGATCTTGGATACTCGCCTATATATACATGGGAGCAAAGTAGACAGAGAACGGCAAGGTGGATTGAAAAACACCTGGCTGTATAA
- the LOC136422743 gene encoding uncharacterized protein, whose product MDKDSEEHGPVPIHWDTSPEDHGHIPIIDFSSYSLLKGAVDEDELQPLAAQLVQAFSTVGFVYLRNHGIPAALVSRTFEAADKFFALPEEVKTKFSRPADKSHGWVCLERERVTMERPGDLKEAFNVRPPQATEKLWPTQEVPEFQQASLQLYDKCRQLSLRIIELMARGLNIQNMQALLSMHSLVGTGPNGSLMRPLRYPPVPDHVKERQIRCGEHTDYGSITLLFQDNIAGLEVQNCEGEYVPAPPIPNTVVVNIGDIMQRWTADKLKSTSHRVLLPETEEGRKRARRSIAFFAHPNQDAVITCLDGSNKYPPITAGEYLKQRLTATYDVS is encoded by the exons ATGGATAAGGACTCAGAAGAACATGGGCCCGTCCCCATCCACTGGGACACATCCCCAGAGGACCACGGCCACATCCCCATCATAGACTTCTCCTCCTACAGTCTGCTGAAGGGAGCTGTGGATGAGGATGAGCTGCAGCCGCTCGCCGCACAGCTGGTCCAGGCTTTCTCCACCGTGGGATTTGTTTATCTGCGTAACCATGGGATACCCGCAGCTCTG GTCTCCAGGACTTTCGAGGCTGCGGACAAGTTCTTCGCTTTACCAGAAGAAGTGAAAACAAAGTTCTCCCGACCAGCAGACAAGAGTCATGgatgggtctgcttggagagagaacg GGTGACTATGGAAAGACCTGGGGACCTGAAAGAAGCATTTAATGTGAGACCTCCACAAGCCACAGAAAAG CTGTGGCCGACCCAGGAGGTTCCAGAGTTCCAGCAGGCGTCGCTGCAACTGTATGACAAATGTCGTCAGCTCAGTCTCAGAATAATAGAGCTGATGGCCAGGGGACTCAACATTCAG aatATGCAAGCCCTGCTCTCTATGCACAGTTTGGTGGGAACAGGACCCAACGGGAGCCTGATGCGCCCGTTGCGGTACCCGCCTGTACCTGACCACGTCAAGGAGAGACAGATCAGGTGCGGGGAGCACACCGACTATGGCTCCATCACTCTGCTGTTTCAGGACAACATAGCCGGGCTAGAG GTGCAGAACTGTGAAGGAGAGTATGTCCCTGCCCCTCCCATCCCCAACACTGTGGTGGTCAACATTGGGGACATCATGCAACGCTGGACGGCAGACAAGCTAAAGTCTACG AGCCATCGAGTTCTCCTGCCAGAAACAGAGGAGGGGAGGAAAAGGGCCCGTCGGTCCATCGCCTTCTTTGCACATCCTAACCAGGATGCTGTGATCACATGCCTGGATGGATCCAACAAGtatccaccaatcacagcagGAGAATACCTAAAACAGAGGCTGACAGCAACATATGATGTTAGCTAA
- the LOC136422742 gene encoding uncharacterized protein translates to MEIHTQQNGHAPNHWDAAPEDHGHIPIIDFSSYSLLKGAVDEDELQPLATQLVQAFSTVGFVYLRNHGIPSALVSQAFDSSSRFFELPEEVKTNYTLPLEKAVSHGWLHLERERVSTKRPPGIKECYDVRPQVATEKMWPTQEVPEFQQASLQLYDKCRQLSLRIIELMARGLNIKDVSNFLSLHDKIGTAANGTMMRILHYPPLPERVKPGQIRCGEHTDYGEITILFQDAVGGLEVQSCEGKYVPAPPIPDTVVVNIGDLMQRWTADKLASTMHRVLLPETEEGQKSHRRSIAFFVHPNKDTTIASLDGSNKYPPIKAGEYLDERLTSTYGGRQSEEKTVN, encoded by the exons ATGGAGATACACACACAACAGAATGGCCACGCCCCCAATCACTGGGATGCTGCCCCAGAGGACCACGGCCACATCCCCATCATAGACTTCTCCTCCTACAGTCTGCTGAAGGGGGCGGTGGATGAGGATGAGCTGCAGCCGCTCGCCACGCAGCTGGTCCAGGCCTTCTCCACCGTGGGATTTGTTTATCTGCGTAACCATGGGATACCCTCAGCTCTG GTATCCCAGGCATTTGACTCCTCGAGCAGATTCTTTGAGCTGCCAGAAGAGGTGAAGACGAATTATACCTTACCGCTGGAGAAAGCTGTGAGTCATGGATGGCTCCATCTGGAGAGAGAGAG GGTGTCAACTAAACGGCCACCTGGCATTAAAGAATGCTATGATGTGAGACCACAGGTCGCCACAGAAAAG ATGTGGCCGACCCAGGAGGTTCCAGAGTTCCAGCAGGCATCCCTGCAGCTGTACGACAAATGTCGTCAGCTCAGTCTCAGAATAATAGAGCTGATGGCCAGGGGACTCAACATCAAG GATGTGTCCAACTTCCTGTCCCTGCATGACAAGATAGGAACAGCAGCTAACGGCACCATGATGCGTATCCTACACTACCCACCTCTGCCCGAGCGGGTCAAGCCGGGGCAGATTCGCTGTGGGGAACACACGGACTACGGAGAGATCACCATACTGTTTCAGGACGCTGTGGGAGGGTTGGAG GTACAGAGTTGTGAGGGAAAGTACGTCCCTGCCCCTCCCATCCCCGACACTGTGGTGGTCAACATAGGGGACCTCATGCAGCGCTGGACAGCAGACAAACTGGCGTCCACG ATGCATCGAGTACTTCTGCCTGAGACCGAAGAGGGACAGAAGAGTCACCGAAGGTCCATCGCCTTCTTCGTACATCCCAACAAAGACACGACGATCGCGAGTCTGGACGGGTCCAACAAGTACCCGCCAATCAAGGCCGGGGAGTACCTGGACGAGAGGCTAACATCAACATACGGGGGTAGACAGTCTGAGGAAAAAACTGTCAATTAA